The Mangifera indica cultivar Alphonso chromosome 19, CATAS_Mindica_2.1, whole genome shotgun sequence nucleotide sequence GTGTCTGTTACCGGTGGAATagagtatttaaaaaaaaaataaaggcaaTATTACATATATTGAGTGTTATagtattcttaattcaaaattatttaattatatgataatacacataaaatatgtatacattcgtgtactaaaaatagatattataattttattaaaaaaatatgataaacccTAAATCGAATATCTTCAAAATAACTTATCAACAATAGAAGCATCATTTTTTGCTTCTACCTATAGATAGTTCTCCCTCAtctagaaaaaataattttttaaattggcATTTCTTTCGTATCATCTGCCTATAATTTGGTGTTAGGAGAAGGGCTCCTATAGAAGATGCCAACTATTGTCAATTTTGACATATTACTCTCCAACATCTTTCAAAAGGCAAACAAATCTCTTGACGTACTTACCTTAGGCAAAGTTAGATAGTCATGTTTCTACATATATACCAGTGTAGTCTATATATGGCTCGTGTCATGAAAAGGTCAATTTAGTTATAGATGTCTCTCAAGGTTTAGAGTTTAATCTGTTAAGAGTAAACAATATACGCTATAGAAATGTCCATTGGCAACACACTTCTAATCTCTAGAGTAAAGAGGTCTCTCAATCTTAGGCAATGTGTTTTCTTTCTTCACCCTGTATTTCCTAGGAGCAACTCTACTTATCTCGTGGCTTCAATATAAAATGTACAACTCCCATCACGAGTTGACAACTTACAATGTTAATTCTTGATGTGTTATCATTAACATATAGTTGAAATAATCAAGTATGCCACCCCAACGACAAGAGTAGGGATACGAATCCCTTTAATGGCTAATTGTGTTAAAGAATGTTTGCTTTTCTAGTGACCATCACTTTCACTAAAGCGAGTAACGGTTATGTGCCCACAAGCAGAGAATCTTAAATCCTTTCCAAAGCATATAATGCTCTGGATTTCTTGTTTCCCACCACAGGCTCTTCTAGTAGCGATGACAACAAGGTGCATTTGGGTAATAGCTCCTAGAGTCATATTTGATGTGTGATATGCATTAGACCTACAATTGTTTATTAAGACAAATATCGAGTAACAAGAAAGATACCTCTTTCGTTGTCCAAAAATACTATATACTCAATGTCATGTCCATTACACCCTAACTGGTTAGCTTTATATTAAGACTTGTAAGTCACCTTATcactaaaagttaaaaaaatatatatatttataatcaattttactTCATGTTGTATGCAATAAATGATGTTTAACCTAGTCAGTATTTTTTCAATCCCAAAAACTAGGCCTTTAATCATGTAAGTGATTGTCTATAAACCATATCATATGACTCAAcaatatttaaatcataaaatcaaaacaaaatatcacaTTATTACACTACATAAGTTTGGCCATTACATGGCCTTCATACAAGAAAGCAGTtcttcatcaaatcaaataCTACAACCATCATTAacatgaaaataattgaaaactaAGTATTAAAAAAGTGAAGAAAACTTCCTCATATTGACTCAAGAGATGAATCTGGCACGTCTAGTCCCCTTTTGATCTTCTCAAGCCCTTAGTCTTTATAAAATGTACAGCCTCGTACAAAATCTAGaccaatatttataaaatgtcTCTTAACAAGGTAAAGTTGTTCCTATTTTAGATGAGTTCAACAATGTGATGCCAAAAGAGGTTTGGTGATAGTGGAGTTGTCTTTGTAAAATCCTGTTTGGCTTGTCTTGCCACTATGCTTGACATTAGAGGAGACTAGAGCCGAAGAGTTGTCATGAATGCCAACAAATTTCGATTCTTCTCATATTCTTATCACTCATTGTATTTCTTTGCGTgctcttctcttttttctcagtAAATGGCTGCCCCTTCTCTTCCTCATTCTCTTTCCCCTACAAGACAACACGCTCTCCATGTCAAGTACTTGTATTGGGGTAATAGAATTGACTGCCCTGgtaaaatttgtaaatcttgTTCCAGCTTTGGTTTTCAAGAACCAGCCTTAGGTGTGCCCCTGAAGAAGccatgtcttttttttttagaaaagaaCTTTGGTCATGCCTTCTAGGATCCATATCAATCCGATGCACAATGAGAAAGGCATCCTTCATCAATCTAACAATAAAAGTTCAGAGGAAAGGTGGACAGATAATTCTTGTGCTATTAGATCTTGACtaatactatgtgtatacacttgatgtatcaataaatgattaaatgttacttgGGTTTTACAAATGTAACAAAAACTTTTGCTTATTAACCAAACTACGAACCATCTGTCATGATTTATGGAATGCAAGGTTCAAAAAATGGTAGTGTTATACTACTGTCATATTCATTTCACATAGCAATGGCTATAGAAAAATTGAGGGATGTAGCTGAACGGATATAGGCGCTCCTTAGTGATTATGATGTCAAGCATGCTTGTAGAGGCGATATGCTCAAATCCATGAAGGACAAGAATGGAGTTGATAGGACCTTGCATCTAATGTTGGATCCAAACTAAGTTAGCTTAAACCGGGTTGGCTCagtttcaaaaactaaattaattcaattcaaatcagtttaaatttaaatcgagtttaaactaaaagggtcaattcattttttaaatcaaaacaaactcaaattataaagAGTTTGACTTATTTAGACTATTGAATAAGAGAGtagttcaatttaattcaaatttaactcgtaattttgtattaaacaattatcaaaataacatcattttatctcttattaagtaaaataatatcattttgttaataaattatgaatctggGTTATtgatttaaaccataaatttgagttataaactcgaatcaaattcaaatcaaattattttttatttaaattaaattcaaataaaaagatgTTCGAATTCAATTCTATTTACATCCACCCTTATCTGCATCCTCATGGACAGGGATAAGCGCCCAAACTTTATCCTCTACTAGATTAAAGAATGGGTTCCACTAGGGCGAACTATTTTGAGTGTTTCAAATGAGAGAAcccttagggggcgtttggtttgggtaatgttttattaccaaaatagaagtattaccttgaagataaattacttagaagattactgggtataaatgattactatatttgataaaatttgataggtataaataattattgtgtttggttaaatgtaataaaagattactagtaaattattttacttaaatgtctttaaatataattatttttaaatattttttatattatttgtcatattaattaaaaataaatttatttttatctcaaaaaattaataaataataatataattataataaactcaagattacctcagtaatctttaaatacctaaggtgaaggtggtaatcagattagcacctatattacctgtcacgccagcattagtaatagaagattattgtaatcttttattactgataaatcaaacaagggaataaaagatagattatcaatgTAATCTTAAAAGACgtcaaccaaacgcccccttagattttcatatatttgaaaagagattgaaaatattttagatttaggACTCGGGATATTCGCTCATTTCAGTGttgttttgaaaaagaaataaagtatTTGTGTCTTCTATATTCTTTGGCTTTTTCATAATAATCAAATAGTAAATAGTAtcgtatataaaaaatttaattttttatatcatatattaagtaTCATATCGTATCCTATAAtacagtttttttaaaaaataataattaaaaaaatctaattaacacattattattttaaaaaatatcacaaatatttttaaaaatttaaaattttttatatatactcttaattatatcattattttatttaaaaaatatattcatctatatcaataatatgtattatataataaaatatgtatcttaacataaaatttgtattatattatataatatatttattatattatattaatttaatatattttatattatatatattatatattatattatataataaaatatatattatataacataaaatataggTATTATTTGGTCCGGGTATGGACGGTTTTTATCCcaaaatataatagaatttaCTGGCATAATCTTTCaccaatttgttttttttttttttaattgaatgatGACAAACATGATTCCGATAGAAAAATAATCCTTTCTCCCTTGTTTAGACTTGAAAGTGTCATATTTTTAGGCAAAACCCAAGGTTAAAGGTAATTCAAAAGTTATAcacttaactttaaaaaattcaaacttttactCATATgtaaaattctatttaaaaacttagttaatattaaagataaaatcattatttaatcaaaaaaattaaaacaattaaagctttattatattttccttcctcaatttaaaaatctaacaatttgtctttattttaaatttgaaaagtgataaatttacccctaaaattttgaaaccatCTATCTCTGACCTTGTTGACTCTCCCTCCCAACTTATCTTCTCTTGTCAACTTGTTTCCACCCACcgatgaagatgaaatcatcttcgtcAAAGGTAATCGCTTTAATCGTTGGATGAGAACAAATCGATAGAGAGAGATAACCCGAGATGAGAAGATAAACATGGTCAAAAATGACAATGATTTCAAAACTCTagagatgaaattgttattttttaaaagtcaaaggacaaattttcatccattaacttttcaaaacctaaatacctacatatttgttaaaattcaatgttatgaataagggtaaaattgtcatttagttaaaaaaactaaaaataattaatttcctcctaggtttataaatttgaaatttcctCCCttgaaggtttgaaaaatcaccttTTCCCCCTAGGATTTTGAAACTGTCACCTAAGACGGCAGAGTTCGTCGTCTCCGACCGCATTGCTTTCACTTTGACGGATCTTGGCATCATCCAGAAACATCTTTGAAGAGTATAAGCATGATAGAAGTGGTCGAGATCTGTCATGGGACTGATCTACACAAAGCGCAACGATCCATCTCACGACAAATCTTCGACGACGTTGCTTCCAATTGCCGCCTTCGTGGCCTCTTCGTGATTGTGTCTTCATCATGGAGGCTAAAGGAAGCTCCAATAGATGAAAGGTTAACCAGAGAATGTCATCAAAGAAGGCataaaaccctaggggggaaatggtgatttttcaaaccttaggtgggggAACggtagtttttaatatttttagttaaataactattttacgcCTAATTTTAACAGTGATTTTAATAGATGagtgagtatttaggttttcaaaatttaatgagTGAGAATTTATTCTTTCATTAAATCTTGGTtgggaaataatcttttgaccttttttaaattttgagtagaaaaaaattattaaaatttcaaaatgataaaaaaatatcataaaatttttttttttgaataaaaattttactcttaattttaattaaaaatttaaataaaattttatttgtgagtgaaattttagatttttgaaaattaaagaataaggATGCGAGGGTACACatattttatgatgaaaaaaagTTACAACCCACCTCAGGGCACTTGAACGAATAAACCACATTTCATAATAGGACCCACTCTACCTAGACTGACCCAATTGGACCTAACTTCCGACATGCGCGAACGCCGGTGTCTCTCGTCTCGCCACGCCGATACTTCGGAATCGGAGATCGATTCCGAATCCGAAACCATGCAGTGCATATCATGCAGGGAGGAATACGGGACACGTGACGCGGGCACGTGCAAGGAATGTTACGAGGAGGCCAGCGAGACCGAGGAGGAGCTCAAGCGAGAGATCGACGATCTTAAGGCTAAAGTTGCTTTTTTAAGATTTTGGTCTCCGCTTGATCATCATGCTAGGTCCCACAATGGACCTTGTTACACCGACGTCGTTTTGGTCGCCACCACCGAGGATGGTTCCTCTGGCCTCTCCGTTCCAGTCCCTGCCCATAAAGCCGTTTTGGTGAGTACCCTTAAAATCTTTACTaggattatttattattcttgCTTTGATGGATGATATTGTTTTAGTTAAAGAAGGTGGAGGTGGTAGTTAGTACTGTTAGCTTAGTTGGTAATGTTTCTTTTAGTTGTAGGAGCGGTTTTGAGATAGAAATTTGTTCAACTTGGAGTTGCGGAGAGCTTACATGGAATTTTGGAGGGCTTGGATGATATTTGTGAGTTGGGAGTGAGgttgataaaaatttgttaacttaTTAGCTCAAGGAAACTCTTCAACCCTTGTGGAAGTGATGGAATTTTTCATCTGTAATCTGTAGATTGAATTCTTGTGGTTGATTGAGTTGCTCTGTATCATGTGTAGGTGCTTCTTTATTAGAGTGGCCATATGTCAATGTTTGTCAGGTTAATTAATTATGGAGAAGGAATAACAGGGTATGTGTTCCAACCTGCAATTTCAACCAGAACACAGCAAAAACACACAAACTGTAGGCAAAAGGTTAAGAGAAATCTGATCTTATTTATCAACTCAGCAGGAGATTCCCACTATTTACACTCAACTGCCCAACCAGGTGAAATCAGAGAACAGATTTGAACTGAAAGATGAATAGTTCCTGGAAATGCGAGAGGCGAGTTCTCCCCCTTCCTTTCCTCCTTCcactttaattttttctttcctttccagCCCCACTCCCTGACTGATTCATATGTTCTCTCTGCTAATCGCTCTCTCTGCTAGTCGCTCTCTCCTCTAGTCACTTGTGTCGTTCTCTCCGCTATTCTCTTGTGACCCCATCTCCTCAGCCTATGCTTCCATGTGTGCCCCTACTTATTTAGAGATCTATCAATATgcatataaaattgaattgcGAATTGCTTATTTGGCTGCTCTACTTGTGGAACTGGAATTGAAGCCCGTAACTGGCAGATACCActtacaattatttaaaaaaaaaaaaggttgttgGATAATTCTATTTGCAGTTGAATCTTGCTAATCTTGATCCTATACCATTTATTGGGAGAGTACACTGCCTTTTATGGGTCTTGCTACATAATTTTGGGGTGTTGCAGATGGATTCGATGGAGCATGAGGTTGTTAGTAGTTCAAATATGATTCCATATAAAATTAAGGGGGTGTGTATGTCTTTGTGTGCTCAATTCAAGcattcatatctgtataattttatttatatttttactatgCATTCAATAGGTGATGCACTTCTGGAGTACAGAATTCATTACTTACTATTTCTTTGAATTGTTTTTATATGCATTCAGGTGAGCCGTTCTCCAGTGTTCAAAGCCATGCTAGAGAATGAAATGGAGGAAAGCCGGAGTGGCACTATAAAGATCAGTGATGTGACTTACGATGCACTTCGTGCATTTGTCAGCTATTTGTACACTGCAGAAGCATGCCTTGATGAGCAAATGGCCTGTGACCTTCTAGAACTGGCTGAAAAATACCAGGTGAAGCACCTTAAAGCATACTGTGAGAAGTTCCTGCTATCCAAGTTGAATTGGGACAATTCAGTCATGAGCTATGCCTTTGCACACCAGCATAATGCTAAACAACTGCTTGATGCATCTTTGTCATTGATCACTGACAACATGGACAAGTTCACCAAACGGGAGGAGTACATAGAACTTGTTGAAAAGGACCCCCGCCTTGTGGTGGAGATCTATGAAGCTTACCTCTCCAAACAGGTTAATACTGCTGCCCATAAGGATTCTTCCATGAAGTAATGACTGAGTACAGTTTTCTTCCTGTTCTGATCTGAAAACAGAGAGGGATAAAATATGAGTCACTGAtcattgttttttgtttatgaAGTCTCTGGATGTGGATGGAGAGTATATGaacaaactaaaatatttgttGGTTGGAAAGTTCTGTAGTAGTTTTCGTCTATATTGAAGGGCATGCCAAAGTTTTCTCAAAGATGTGAGATACTGGTGGCAAAACTTGAAATTGTAATATGTTGTGGAGTTATGGAAATCATCTAGTGTTATCTGTATATCATAtagtttttttccttaaatgtcTATAGTTTACCATGTATTTATGGCAAGCTCAGAATTTATCCATTGATCTTTAACTTATCagcaatcaaaattcaaaacaacataTCTTTGAGAAATCTTTTCAAAGATATGTCAGAATTTATCCACTGTTCTTGGTTGTGTTTAGACTGGCTGCCTGGAAATTTCAAATTGGTCAGACACATGAATCTGATAAAGTTGTTTCCCGGTGGCAGCAGTAATCAGAAATGTTTTCTTAAATAGGAAATCACGCACACAAGTGTCCTCTGGTTGGTAGCACATCCGAACTAGAAATCTTCAGAGAGGGTCATCAATTCCAAGTGCATAAAATTTTCTATGACATTTGAATGTTATCgtatttaggccaaatgactgttCCCCATcaagatttaataaaactacatttctcactttttaaatttgggaAAATTATTTTTCCACCAACTATCAAAATTGGTCAATAGTTTTAActgtcaaaatatatttattttattttattttatttttttccaaatattatattaagaatataattaacccttttttttatcctttaaattaaaaatattataatgatactcttatcaaattgaattataaataatctTTATGGAGGTGTAAATTACCAGGggtaaacaaataaattttttatcttattttagaaattattttttttatctcttatatattgaaaatatattatagcgTTAATAATTTGTAACATGATATTTACTTCTTCGAggatataactatattttttaaattatagaaacacatatttaaaatttaaaaattttaaaaacactccaaatcttttttgaatttttaaaaccttgtaaaaaatttcattaacacttttaatatattcaaaaatcaTAGTTCATCCTCTTAACAtatgatatatgttattatcacctttatttatacttgtattagtaaatgacttttttaaattgaaataacgAAAATCCGCTATGttataaaccttgggtgggaaatagtcatttggctttATATTTAAAGGATATTTTTCCCAATCCATGAAGTACATttgcataattaaaatattaataaaattatatatacatattggtaattataatttaggtatataactgatatatcatcatgtgattaaataattttgaattaaaaataaaataatatttaattatacaataacatatcatttgtatatcaAAATTGTTTGCCGAACCAGGATAAGATTGTAAAagcaaattattttctttttttctagtATCACATTATGTCAGCTCCAGCATTGAGAACTGAAAAATTGCATCTGTACCCGCCAATCCGCCATATAAATTTATCGCAAAATATCTAAACGTTTTATCGTGCACGTCCTGCGACCCGGAAATTGGTAAATTTTGATCCtgtttcttctatttctttacCGATGGTCAGCTTTTGATGTCCTTCCTCTGTAGGCATTGATGCTGAACTACTCAAGAGACACATATACAGAGAGGCAATAGCAGTGCTTCAATGGTGGCTATATTGCTACTTTTCTTGcctgaaatttttagtttttgtatttGCTTAAACGCCTGGCTCACGCATTCTGAGTAACCTTACACCCGCAGCAAGGTAGCCAGGCCAAAACACTTAACTTTCAATGTATTACCTTACAACATTCCTCAATTTAACCCAAACCAGAAATTTGAAAACACAGAAGAAGATGACGTATTGCCAATGAAGATGATGACGTCTTGCCAATGTTGCAGACGGGCATACTGGTCAGGCGAAGGGGGCGCCTGCAAAGACTGCTACGAGAGGTCGGAAGAAACAGTTGAGGAGCTTAAAGCCAAAATTGCCTTCTTACGGATTTCTTCTCCACTTGATCACCGCGATCATGCATCTTACACCGACGTCGTTTTGCTCGCTGCCTCCGACGACAGAACTTCTGAGTCCGCCGTTCCTGTCCTGGCTCATAAGGCCATTTTGGTCAGTACTCAGTACCCATTTCACACATTTGctgaattataatattattttctatacaATGTATACAATTTTGAATAAACACCAACATATATAAATGATCTGTCATATTTTAAATAGAATTCCTATTCTGAATGAATTTGAATCCTATGagtgttttattttaatgtcattttattttatttttaatttaaaatcttatgtctcaaattaacaaaaaattgatttaattcttaaataggCATTTGAATCAAACCGGACCATTTATTAGGgtattgtttttttgttttcttaccTAAAAGTCAAGGTTTCAGACATTTAATTTTGTCGAAAAGATCAAATCTTTGGTGTGTATGATAAACTTCTCTACAAAACTTGGCATATGTAtaaacttaatcatataatgacatattatctacaTATCTAATTGTATAAACGTAAAACCGCTTTTTCCAATgtatagatattataattataatatctaaACAGGTGAATCGTTCGCCAGTGTTAAAAGCCACGCTAGAGAATGAGATGGAAGAAAAGCAGACTGCAACCATAGAGATCACTGATGCATCACATGATGTTCTCTGTGAATTTATCAACTATCTGTACACTGCTGAAATAAGTCTTGATGAGAAACTGGCCTGTGAACTTCTAGAATTAGCAGAAAATTATGATGTTGAGCATCTTAAAGCCTACTGTGAGAAGTTCCTGGTGTCCAAATTGAACTGGGAAAATTCAATCACGAGATACGTATTTGCACACCGACACAATGCAGAACGTCTCCTTCGTGCAGCTTCATCATTGATCACAAACAATATGAGCAACTTCATTAAAAGATCTGAGTATATGGAGCTTGTTGAAAAGGAGCCTTGCCTGCTTGTGGAAATCTTCGAAACTTACCTCTCCAAACAGATCAACGCTGTTCCCCAGAAATTTCCACGGCTTGCCAGGTGGTCTGGCTTTCATGTGTGATGATCTGAAGAAAGAGATATTCTTTTTCTCGGATGAGGATTGAGTTATTTGTCAGTTAACAATACATTCAGTGGGAAACTTTATTAAAGAACAAAGTGTCAAAAACTTCAGGGCCTGAAAGTGTTAATATTTGCATCACTTCTATATAAAGAACTCTTTAGTTTTCCATTAGTTTTTCAGATATGTGCTACAACtcattagtttttcattataattaatgtttaaatgATTCTGAATCTAAAAGAAGTTCTCAAAATCCCATTCATGTGAAGGtcaaggaaaataattaaacttttccCTATTGGTGATGTTTGTTCCTTCACCAAGGAGGCTAATGTCCAGAAAAACAATACATGTAATGATCCTGTCTTTAACAACCCCATCTTCCCTCCCAAACCAAAAACAATTATTTAGGTTTCACCCAAgtataatatacaattttttttaaaacacgTAAGCAGTATAATCTACAAATAGTAAACATACTGTAATACATGAATCCCCCCGGGTATAAGTGGTAGGAAAAAGACATTTTATAACATACCATCAGCATAAGTAAGCTTGGTTCTGCCTCCAATAGCTTCTTTCGCTTTACGCGGAACAGCAAGAGAGTTAACATAGAACTGCTCGGCAACACTGACGCCCAATGATGCTGGAATTCCCTACATGAAAATAAAGTGCATTTATTTTATAGCCAAGTAGAACTATTTTTAATCAGAAGCAATTCTCCACTGGATTAAAACAACTCCACCTTGAACAGAAATGCATAACAGAAAGTGCATTGATatcttgaaagaaaagaatcCATCTCACACCAGTATCATGCCTGAAAATATGACAAAACACCACCAAAATAAGATACTGCATATTGTTgatccaaattttaattacatcTATGAGATGCAACTTAATGAACATATTCATTATTGCAAATTACAATAGGGCGTATCTCCTCAAAAATATATGGGTGTGGGTATGTGTGGAAAGCAAGAAAGTTACTCCCAATGCTCATTCATCGGGATTGAAGTCCAATGAATTAGCACTTTAAATAGGGTTGTCAAGTTATCAAACAGATGGCTTGAGGTGTAAATTAGAACTCTTTCTTATCTCATacattatgattattattttactttcacATGGTGACATAATACAGCTTAGAGGACACTGTTTTTTTTCAAGTGATACATCACCTACCCAGAAAAGTAAAACACATACAACACCAAGGTTCACAAAACAACAATCCTCATGGTCATACATAAACCAATAATAATTAGAGACGAGGAACAATTTTGACTATAATAACTTGCACAGCTAATTcaataaattacaaagaaaGCATTTGCAACATAACATGTCTTCAAAAGGCCACTGGAATAAAGAAGGGAATGCACATCACCATGGCCGTGAGGGTTTGTCTATAGAAACCAAATAGTGTTAACTTTTTGAAACGAACAGAATAGTTAACATTAGTAAGGTTACATAAACTCTGAGATTTACTGACAAGAATCATGGAAATACTCTAGCACTTACGAAAAATAATACAGAGAATAAGTACCTGAATTCTGTACTTGTTTTTAGGATCCAGAGCAAGCCAAGCCTCATTATCATCTAAACGTGCAACTTTTTCCTGCAACAAATTATAAGCATAGTATTTTAATAGAGCTATTCTACAACTACAACTGATATTCCGAGGCATCAATTAtggtatttaatttataaataaaagaaatacttCAACAACCAATCATGTACCTGCTTCCGAAGTTTGACTTGTGAAGGTTTCATTccaaaataagaatttgattccaGAAGCTCCAATGTTCATGAATGTGTATCACCCGACCTCATGATCACAAAAGGAATCTCTTTACTTTCTCCTACAAATATGAAAGTGACATCATTGCTTGAAAAAGCTACATAAAGTTTCTTACTGATGGTGATGCACACTAAATATGAACTTGAGGAGAACGAGGTCTGATtgcataatttcataattttcatcaGAAATGAAAATCAAACTGTTTCAGGTTTAGCAAGACCACCTACTTTAGTATAAGTATTTTCATACAATAGGCTTTTGCCGATAACAAACCTTCTGTGAGTTGGCAGCTAGAATCCTGAAGAGCCAAAATACACTCAATGTAGTGCTGGAAAAAACATGTTCCAGTAGTGGTTTCTGCTGGAAGAGCCACCtgaatgatattaaaaaattattagttactGGTGTCAGCACAACTTCGATCTGATTTAAAGGAAAAGTTATCATTAGAAGTTATGCCGAATAAATAACAAGCTGttagattaaaaaaagtcatCGACATATAGTAActaaatttggattttttttgtttgaaggaTGAGTGGTATAATAACAGAAAAATATGCTTATCATTCCCACTTCGTTTGTGAGATGCAATAACTAGGAATAActagagataaaatcataaattaaagtaaaatatcaaagttataaaacaaaacaaatatatatactatgattcacaaaaataatttaataccCAATTAATATGATGATGAAGCACATACCTTAATTCCATTGCATCCAAGGCATTCCCCAAGACCACTGCAACAAGAACAAGGGCAGCATTCTTACCTTCCTTAACTCCTGCCTGCTCATAATTGATAAAGGTACCATCACCAAAAATTAAAGATTCTCCTGTTGGAACCT carries:
- the LOC123202777 gene encoding BTB/POZ domain-containing protein At4g08455-like; this translates as MRERRCLSSRHADTSESEIDSESETMQCISCREEYGTRDAGTCKECYEEASETEEELKREIDDLKAKVAFLRFWSPLDHHARSHNGPCYTDVVLVATTEDGSSGLSVPVPAHKAVLVSRSPVFKAMLENEMEESRSGTIKISDVTYDALRAFVSYLYTAEACLDEQMACDLLELAEKYQVKHLKAYCEKFLLSKLNWDNSVMSYAFAHQHNAKQLLDASLSLITDNMDKFTKREEYIELVEKDPRLVVEIYEAYLSKQVNTAAHKDSSMK
- the LOC123202878 gene encoding BTB/POZ domain-containing protein At4g08455-like, with amino-acid sequence MKMMTSCQCCRRAYWSGEGGACKDCYERSEETVEELKAKIAFLRISSPLDHRDHASYTDVVLLAASDDRTSESAVPVLAHKAILVNRSPVLKATLENEMEEKQTATIEITDASHDVLCEFINYLYTAEISLDEKLACELLELAENYDVEHLKAYCEKFLVSKLNWENSITRYVFAHRHNAERLLRAASSLITNNMSNFIKRSEYMELVEKEPCLLVEIFETYLSKQINAVPQKFPRLARWSGFHV